GAGGATGCCAGAGCTTAAGATCTTCCGTTGTTTCAAAATACTTAAACCACCAATCCAACATTTTTCCTTTACAATGATGCAAAACGTTCCTCATAGCAATATGAAGCATTCCGTTCTCTACTCTCCGGATTCCAGCCTCCAGTGCGATAGGTTGAGGAGATAAAAGCGCATTAATATCCCTGAACATTTGTTCTTCTGTTTCCTTTGTCGGTTTCATACGTGATATTTTAATTACATTATTTGATTTTACAATCGAAGAGCTACCAAGGCTGAAGTATATTTTGATTTCTTCCATAGCCATCTTGATTGTTATACAAATTTAGATTAGCTGATCACAGTGATTATTGTATTATTTTCTAATCCAACAGGACAATTTGGAAATTGAAGACCACCAAATTACCGGCTTTCTGATATCTAAGCCATACAACGTAAAAATGTATTTTTAAAAAGAAGGTGACAACTGTATTTACAAGCAATTGTTATTTTTTTTGAAATCCTCTGGGGTATGTCCAGTTTGTTTCTTATAAAATCGGGAGAAATAGGCCGGATCGTCAAAGTTAAGATCAAATGCAATTTCTTTTATCGTTAATTCTCCGGAAATAAGCATTCTTTCTGCTTCTACTACAACTCTTTCATGCAGTAACTGTGTAAGGGTCTTGTTCATTTTTTCCTTCAAAATCTGATTGATTCGTTTTTCACTGATCCCCATTTTTGAAGCATAAAATTCTGCTTTACGTTCAGTTTTATAATAGTCATCCATCAACATAATGAACTGATATACCCTTTTCTGATGGAGATCCTGGTTCAAAAAATAGTGTTGACTGGCACGAATCAGGTTTAACAGAAAGGCTTTCAGTAATGATTTTAGAACCAGATAACTTCCCATTGAGTTTTGACATTCTTTCTCCATCAATATTCTGAGGTATTGTAGTATTTCTACAACATCATTATCCAAACGAAGATGAGTGTACTGTCCATGCATATTGAAAAGATTGAAAACATCAATTGCAAATTCCTTATCATCTTCTTCCAGATATTCCCTTTTAAAGGCTATGACACAACCTTTCTTCTTTTCAAAACTTATTCTTTCGGAACGGTATAACGGAATTAAATACATAGAATCTTCATCATTAATTTCCGGATCATTTTTGGACCAAATCATTTCAAAAAAGCCAGCCCGCTGAGGATTCTGCATATAAGTATCCTGGCAATGTTGGAGGTCAAAAAAAGTAAACTTTGATGGATCGATCTGGTGAATGAATTTCATATTCCTGATTCAATTGTCCTACAAATATACGTGACTATTAGGTGGGAATACAATAAAAAAGAACCACTGAAACAGTAGTTCTTTGTATTTGTGACAGCACAGAGGT
This is a stretch of genomic DNA from Chryseobacterium tructae. It encodes these proteins:
- a CDS encoding helix-turn-helix domain-containing protein, which encodes MKFIHQIDPSKFTFFDLQHCQDTYMQNPQRAGFFEMIWSKNDPEINDEDSMYLIPLYRSERISFEKKKGCVIAFKREYLEEDDKEFAIDVFNLFNMHGQYTHLRLDNDVVEILQYLRILMEKECQNSMGSYLVLKSLLKAFLLNLIRASQHYFLNQDLHQKRVYQFIMLMDDYYKTERKAEFYASKMGISEKRINQILKEKMNKTLTQLLHERVVVEAERMLISGELTIKEIAFDLNFDDPAYFSRFYKKQTGHTPEDFKKNNNCL